From the Hordeum vulgare subsp. vulgare chromosome 1H, MorexV3_pseudomolecules_assembly, whole genome shotgun sequence genome, the window GTTCTTCTCAGATGTCGAGAGTGTTGGAGGCTGGAGGTGGGTGCCGGGAACGACGTCGTTGGAGACATCATTTGAGAGCCCGAGGGCCTCTGCTGCTCCCCTGTACCAGCGCGGCTGCTCAACGGCGGGCTCGTGAGCAGAAGGCCGAGGGCCATGACATCGACGAGCGCTTGAGGCCGGCGCAGGCGTGATGGCTTGACAATGTTCACATCGACAACCATGACTTTGGCTTTAGTCTCAACAACCGCTGGAATGGAGACGTCAACGGCGTGGGCTGCACGGGCGGAGCGGGGCCGCGGGAATGGAGTCGTTGCCCCGAGCAAACTTGTCGCAGGGCGTAGCCCGTCAGAAGGTTGAAGTCGGGCGTCAGCGGAGGTGGGGGCACGCTCACCAGCCAGGGATCGAGTCCCTTGTTCATCTGGGGGAGATGAGGAGCAACGGCACCAGGGTCGAGTCCATTGGTGCGGTGACAACGACGGGCCGCGTGCAGCGGCGTGGTGCCTGTCGGCTTGGTGGTGGTGACCACCATAGCGGCAATAAGATAGCAGCGACGGCCATCCTCACCGGCACTCAATTCTCCTTCGATTCTGTTCTATTTTGCTTTCGGTAGAAACtaggtgctgataacgtgttgaaATAAAATGAGAGACAAGCAATGAACAGTAACCCAACTGATTCCTCTTTCATTAGATAATCAAGGTATTTATACAGATGGAACAGACGTGACCGATCATGAGAGGTGTCTGTTCGGGGAGGAGACGACCGACGCAACGGTTGCCAAGCAGGCAACTGCCTCCGGTTAGACAAGGGGAGATTCCCCCTTAATTAATCGCATGTTAATTAATTCTAACAAAAGTTACAAAGAAAGACTATGGAGTGCTGAAATTGGTGGCGAGGGAAGGAAAGAAGGGTACTCTTGAGTTTGATGCAGAAATATTTGCGACCGTCCCACCTCGTCTTTTCTGTTAGTGGGTTGAAGAAGAGTATTATGGTGAGACACAGAACCAAATTTGCTTGTGGTTCATATTAACATTCTCTTAGACTTGTAATTGTGCTTGTAATTCTCACCTAGATGCATTGTTCTGTTCCATTTCTGTAAGATTGTTTTTGAATACACAGATATGGTGCATGGCTCTTCGGATTGTCATCTAGTTTCTGTAAGATTCTCCGATTGGTTTGTTTTATCATTCACGCGTCTCCTTGTGTTTCTGATAATACATGACAACGTTATGATTTTATGAAACTACAAGCATTTGCTACTTTTTTATTAGTTGCTCTTCAGCAACCAAGACGTTGTGCTGATGATCACAGCAAACAGTGGAAGCATCAGATGCAACCGATGCTATTATGTCAATAGCAACACGTTGATAGCAGCAACAAATCAGGACATTTCTTGTGACAGTTGCTGATGTATGTGCCTGGTTCAAGTAATTTAATTGCATTGAATCATGCAAACCACACATAATCAGGGACTAGGTATCACTAGGTAAGACGGTACATTACATTAATAAAAAAAAGTACCATCAAATTTAAACCCGACTGATAAAATCAAGATACAAAGTACATCAACAGACAGCTCGGCTCCAGATTAATAGTTTCCACGAAACCTCACGGAGTTCAGACAACCCGGAGAACAGATCAGGACAAAGCATGCCACAATCAGCTTGTCCAATGTCGAACCATGTTGCGATTAGATGATGCGGACAATGCCATCCCGAATCATTATCCTGTTTGCATCTTGCATCCTCTGAAACAAAGGGAAATGGAATTTAGTAAAGCAAGTCTAAACTGACTGAAGAAGTCCTGAACTGAAACGAGCTTTTTCATACCTCCAGGATGAACTCTACTTGTCCTCTAGTGTAAGCAACAGCTGCATCTCTGTTGACTGTTTGCTCAACTTCATCAATGGACATTTGATCAACATGATTTGCAAGCACATGCTGTCCAAGAATCGCCTCAAATGCTTCCATTCTGCACATTACAAAATCACAAGGTAACCAAAACAATTCAGCCACAAAAGAACAATCAAACACTAAGGTTCAGATTTTGCAAGTTCTAGGTAGTGCACTAACCTCTGTGAAGAAACATCCTGATCATTTGATGCATTGCCTGAGCCTCCATCCACATCCATTGGGTCGTTGCCAGAGCTGGGAGGAGTGCAAAAAAACACAAGGATGTAGTATTAGAGACAAGCTGTCTTTTCAAAAGCAAATCAATAGAGTGCTTTATGAGCTGGTTTTGCTCTGTgtctgtggggggggggggggggaggtcacGCCATTGGTCTGTTATAATTGTACACCCTCCgttaagaaatataagagcgtttagataacTAGTGATCtatacgctcttatatttcttgaaggagggagtagctgttTTCTGAGTATTCAGTAAAGCTCTCTTTATAAAAAAGTATGAGTACTTCAGTGAAAACTAAGGCTCTGTAAAGTGGAGTTGTTCTATCTTCTACGTGCTGATTGGATTGCATGTCAACAAAAAACATCCTAATATGTGGCATTAGTAATCTCCATTTAACATTCATAGTACATCAATGAAGCTGGATGGAGTTAAATTATCAAACAAAATAATTCCCAAGAGTAGTTGAATAGAGACAGACTACTTTCTTGGAAAGTCCAATGGAGGGAGGACCATTTCAATGTTAAAAAGGATGATTCAGATCttaattaatactccctccgatcAGAAATAAGTGCCATACAACACTTATTTCCAACAAGAGGGAATAGAACACTTAACACTGCATAAAGCTGCAAACTCACCTTCCATGGACGTCGGCATTGCCACCACTTGCTCCTCCAGGCCCATCTACATTATCACCACCTGCACCTGCATCTTGTTGTTTCTCAGTCTCTCTCTGCTCACGGTCTTCCATGTCAGTCAATTCCTTATGGAATATTGCAAAATTCAGAACTTGCAGTGCAGCCTCAACATCAATTTTCAGAACCTGCAACAAGATACAGGTCACATCATTATATTTTCTCAAGGAAAAATATCATGTGTCTGCTATCCTTCAAAATGAATGCAGCTATTTCCAAAAATAGAACGGCAGCATAATTTTTTaaacaagcatcacaagcactttGCTTGTCTAGATAATTGTTGCAGGTAACTTGCTTTGGTAATTGGATTTGTACGGAGCAAAATACCTCATGTCTCAGTTTCATCTTTGCATGGGCAGTAGATAGACGAATTATTGTTTCCAGTGTCCTGGCAGTAATTGGAAGGGTACCTCCACCAGACTATAAAAACATAAGGATGAGGCAGTGACAACTATAAACACATACCATAAACAAGAAAGGACCCATGCTCACCTTTGCATTTGCACTACCATCTCTGAGCTCAGCATAGGTAGTTGCAATATGGTCAGATGCCTGGAAGAGCAAAAAATGTTTAGATTCTATAGCTAATGAGTCTTTTTTACACACATTGTTGCTGTCCTCATATGCTATGGCAGGCGACTCCCCCAATTCTAAAATATAAGGCACATTTGACTTTTCATAGTTTCCAATGCAGACATTGACTAAATTTTCACTTATAGTATGCTTACAAAATAAGTGAAAAAACATGACACCAAAGTATTTTGCAGGATAGGTAGAACAATATCCATGCTTACATGCTAAATTCTTACACTTTCATAAATACCTTAAACTTATGTGCCTTTTCTTATGGAATAAAAGGAGTAATATGTCAACACATGAAAAAATCGGTTTCATGCAATGGAAAAGGCTACCAAAAATATAGTGTTCTGAAGAGAAAAGTAGTATTGTACACAGCATAACTGCAATCAGAGATTGTACTAAATGATGGAGGCAGTGGGTACTGCTACTAGTTATACACATTACTAACATCAAATGGAGCTGATAGACTAGAAGAACATCTCATCTCATATGCAAAGTTACCTCATCAGTGAGCCTAGGCTGAATAAGATTCTTCGCATAATGTATATATTTCTTCAGAAATTTGATGGTCAGCCTGTCCTGTTTGGCCTTCTTGCCCCGTCTTCTATCCTGCCCATGTAGCATTCTATCATATTTAACAAATATGGCTGCATTGGCATCACCATCTTCTTCAGCATATCCTTCTTTATCAAAGGACCTTGCTCCTGCAGTTAACAGGTTTATTTTATTCAACTTAGCACTTGGAAAGAACTGGAATCCCCTGAAATAAATCTCACTGCCATGTAAACCACAAAATTACCTCCATCATCAGCACAGTATCTATGCATCCGTGCAACATGTTCTGAAATCTGGCGATCGATCTCAGCATCCATttgatcaagaacaataaaaagcAAATCAAAACGAGAGAGCAGTGAATCTGGAAGCCCAATGTTCTTTGTTGGTGTTATTGAACGATCATACTGTCATGCAACCAAATATTATCATCAGAAACATAAAATTTACCAGTAGAATGTCATTAACAGCACAGAAAAGAAACTGCAAGAACTTACAGATCCATATATTGGATTTGCTGCAGCAATTACACTACACCTCGCATTCAGCGATGCATGTATTCCTGCCTTGGCAATGGTCACAGTTTGCTGTTCCATAACTTCATGTATAGCAACTCGGTCTTGATCATTCATCTTATCAAACTCATCAATGCAGACAACACCACGATCAGCAAGAACCATGGCACCAGCCTCAAGCCTTCTTTCCCCTGGACAGACATTTGGTTAGAACTTGTACAAAGACCAAACATAAGTGCATGGACAACTTTCAGCAACTTACCAGTCTCTTGGtcagaagtgacagcagcagtCAAACCAACACCAGATGAACCCCTTCCAGTTGTTGAGATAGCCAAAGGGGCTATGTTCATAACAGCTCTGAGAAGCTGGGACTTGGCAACGGAAGGATCTCCCACCATCATCATGTTTATATCTCTACATATGAAAGATGCATGATGGGCATTACAACCAATGAAAACATATAGCAGCAGCAATTATCTGATGTATAAACACCAACCCTCTCAAGTGAGTGCCATTCTTCAAATTCTTCTCAACACCACCAAGCATTAAGAGTACAACTGCCTTCTTTATCCAGATATGGCCATAAATTGATGGAGCAAGTGAATTCCCCAGCAAGTCAAATGTGTCATTTCTCCTTGATATTTCTTTCATCCGCTTCAGATCTTCCCGAGTATAGACAGGTGCATTTGCCTCTTTGTTCAGAAGTGAAACATTATTCGCAATAAGGACAGTCCTGTAGGTATAGTAATACAGAACCACATCAGATCACGCAAAATAGATAAATTTAATCTGCCTTATGTGAAGGTTGTAGATAAACTAACCTGAAGACACCACTAACACTGCCCTTGCTTTTCCCTGGGAGAGCCTTGTATAGACCAACAATTGAGACACGATCACCTGGCTTGCAACAATCTACAAGATCATCTTCTACAATAACATCCACAGTTCTTGGGAGCTGTCCTGGGGCAGCATTTTCAGGCACCTCTTGCATGGACAATGTCTGGTGATCCTTATATTGACACATCCCATACTCGGTGACCAACAAGTTGCCATTTTCATCCTAATCAATTCAGATTTTAGGGTTGCAAACACAACATGGAGGAGGCTTCCTTGGATCAAAATAAATGGAAGTAGAAGATAAGAGCATACCCTTGTTGGATAAACTGAACCAGTAGGTAAGCCTACAAAAGATGTGATGTCCCTGTATTCACGAGACATAAAAGCCGCGGTAGCAGGGCAGTAGTGCACACTCTTAACAACCTTCGGCCTCACCAACGAGCCTGAATTTTTTTTAGAAATTAAAAGAACATTAGCCTCAGGGAGTAAAGGCACTACAAAATAATTTATGGTGTCTTAAAAATAAAATGCTCATGAATTATGCAGATGCTAGCGCAGGAAAATGACATACCTAGTTAGCTACACATAGACTGCCATATGGACAGCTAAATTGGCTGCACTATACCCACAAGTGCAAAACTAGATGTCTAATGTACATCAGGTGTCTGAGAAAGCTTAACATTCTCATTTTGGTAGTACATCTGTACTGCCATAAACCTAATACTGGCAATAGTTTTATCCCATTATCTATTTATTTGGCATTTACCACGATTTCAACACTTTTAGCACGATTTCAACACTAAATCTATTGTCCACGAGCAAGAGAAATGCTAGAACGTAAGGAAAAATTATCAGATAATTTCTGACCAGGGTTTAATAATACTGATACTAGATAGCATCAGGAATCACATGAACTGAACGGTATAAAACCAGATTGTGGTCGGCAGAAGGGGATTCAGTTACATTTGGTGACGATGCCCTCGACGCAGACCATGGTCCCGATGAAGGAGGACATGAGGTCCCTGGGCGTGACCCTGTGGAAGCCGAACGGGCCGGTGAACCCCACCAGCACGCGCTCCCCTTCCTTGAGGAACTTGGGATCCAGGTTCCTGGCCACCTCCGTCACGGCGTCCGAGGCCGGCTGCATGAAATCCCCGGGGTTCCGTATCACCCTACAGACGCAACAAAAGAGGGTCAACCACCGAATCGACCGAGCTAATCGGCCGCCGCACGAGCGGAGGAGAAAGGGGGAGGGGGAGCTGACCTGCGGGCGAGGTCGAGGTTGTGGTTGCGGAGGTCGTCCATGCCGATGGTGAGCCGGTGGCGCTTGCTCTGCACCATGTCGCGCACGGCCTGCATGTACACCCCCTTCCCGACCTGCGGAAGCGAGATATGGAGAGAAAACGTCATGCCGGAGCCGGGCGAGCGGGCCGGGGGGGAGAAGGAGCAAGGGGCGGAGGGGAGATGCGCGCTTACGTCTTGGTCGAGGAAGTCGAGGAAGGCGCGCTTGTtcgccgccatggcctcctcgttgaCGTCCatggctgccgccgccgccgccgccgccgctggttCGGAGATGGGAGGGGAGGGCGGGAGATGCGAGTGGGGGAATGTGGCGGCTGGGTCTGGGGAGGGGTTTGGATTTGGGGACGATAGGGGCCGCGTTTTTGGCGGGAGGGGGCGGGAGATGTTGGCGGGAAGGGTGCGTTTTCGCGCGCTCTGGAGCCTGGACCCCTGACCGGACCACGTGTCGGACCCACGGATCAATTCATGGGCCGCGGAATTTATACGTCTACGAGGCGGGTCCTGTCGCTTTGGACCACTTGGATCTGGGCCGCTGGTATTTTCCTGAAGACGCGGCCCATCACCTTCTGTTTGTCACATTCGGCCCGGATTACCACGGCCTGCAAAAGTCCAGGTCCGCCAACTCCGCCGAAATCACTAATTAAGAGTTTCTTTTTGCGAGGCACTAATTAAGAGTTTGATTAAAAAAATAAGTGGCACGCCTTGCAATGGTAATTGAAGATCTTTGAAACTAAATTCAAGAAAAAAGGAAACCCAAAAAATGAAAAGCAAGAGAAGGAATAACGAAACTGGAAAAAATGGGAAGCAAAGGATGTGTTTTTTTCCCTCTATCATCATGTGCTATTCCTTAGCACAGTTATGCTTCTACGATTTCGCCATTTGTCACCAGCAGGAAAGGTGGAAGTCGCCTTTGCAAGGACACTGTTAATTACTCATTTTGATGCCTCGCTTACTGTGACACATAACACTGGCTCGCCTCTCCCGTGAGCCTAATGGGCAGGCCCACCACGTTTATTTGTTGTGTTCTTAGTTTTCACTGATTGCATAGGTTGTCTATGGTTTCCTTCAATTTTCTTTTTTGGTTTAGTTTTTTTTCCTCCATTTTCTTTGCTtttcctcctttttcctccttTTCATACATATTTTACATTTTCTAattcatcaatagcattcttttaTATGTTTTACATTTTTAAATGATAAtgatttttcaaatataagttttgATATCTAACTTTTTCTATACATTGTGTGCATTTTTGGTATATATTACGAGCATATTTTatccatgattaacatttttGGTAACATTGTTTATACATGATTAACATCATTTCAAATACATGATTACAATTTTTACAAACATATATTTTTACACTTATTTTCATACATATTATATAATTTTGGTATATATCTAAAATGTTTTCTATCCATGTTTAAAATTATTACAAATACATGATTAACATATGTTTTGATGTCTACTTTTTTCATACACATTTATATTTTTCATATACATCGTGATGTTTTTTAATGTATGTTTAATATATATTTATGCATGATTATTGTTTATAATATATGTTTAGATGTCTGTATTTTTTCACACATGTTGGAAAAAATAATGAACATTGTTTTTGCACACattcaacattttttcaaaaatatatatgtatatattgatGTCTACTTATTGTATACACATTGTACATTCTTTGTGTACATATAAAACATCTTTTATGCACGTTTTATATTTTTCCAAATACATATTCAAACATTTTTAGTATAACCTTTTAGGGTTTTATCAGTTATGCCACTGGTTGTGTCTCACTACTTAGTTTTGCTGTTAGGAAATTCAATTGCTCAAAAATATCATCGCTTCGTTAGGCCCGTGTTCAAAAATACCACTAGACACCATTAATGTAGCTTAAACCTCGTTTGCCATCTTATAATGACAAAAATACCTATAGATCAACATGCCAGCTCTTCCTCTATCTCACTACAATAAAACGTGGGTCGCACTTGATCCTAACAACGTTCTTATTTTTCCCTAAAATTATTCGATTTCTTACTCGTGACAAGTGGTGTCCATAATTATCATCGTGAGATAGAGGGAGCTGGCATGTGTGTATAAAGGTATTTTCGTCACATAACATGGACATGGTTAACGAGTTTGACCTGATAATAATAATGTTTAATGGCATTTTTGAGCGAACATCTAATGGAAGATGGCATTTTTGAGATATCGGTGCCATTTTTAAGCAAGAATCTCACAAAACGAGGGTATTTTTTAGCAGTTGTAATTTCTAATGGCAAAACTGAAAGGTGGCACACAATTAGTGGCATAAATGATAAAAACCCTGACTTTTTTAATGGCATGAACCA encodes:
- the LOC123444757 gene encoding DNA replication licensing factor MCM3 homolog 3, producing the protein MDVNEEAMAANKRAFLDFLDQDVGKGVYMQAVRDMVQSKRHRLTIGMDDLRNHNLDLARRVIRNPGDFMQPASDAVTEVARNLDPKFLKEGERVLVGFTGPFGFHRVTPRDLMSSFIGTMVCVEGIVTKCSLVRPKVVKSVHYCPATAAFMSREYRDITSFVGLPTGSVYPTRDENGNLLVTEYGMCQYKDHQTLSMQEVPENAAPGQLPRTVDVIVEDDLVDCCKPGDRVSIVGLYKALPGKSKGSVSGVFRTVLIANNVSLLNKEANAPVYTREDLKRMKEISRRNDTFDLLGNSLAPSIYGHIWIKKAVVLLMLGGVEKNLKNGTHLRGDINMMMVGDPSVAKSQLLRAVMNIAPLAISTTGRGSSGVGLTAAVTSDQETGERRLEAGAMVLADRGVVCIDEFDKMNDQDRVAIHEVMEQQTVTIAKAGIHASLNARCSVIAAANPIYGSYDRSITPTKNIGLPDSLLSRFDLLFIVLDQMDAEIDRQISEHVARMHRYCADDGGARSFDKEGYAEEDGDANAAIFVKYDRMLHGQDRRRGKKAKQDRLTIKFLKKYIHYAKNLIQPRLTDEASDHIATTYAELRDGSANAKSGGGTLPITARTLETIIRLSTAHAKMKLRHEVLKIDVEAALQVLNFAIFHKELTDMEDREQRETEKQQDAGAGGDNVDGPGGASGGNADVHGSSGNDPMDVDGGSGNASNDQDVSSQRMEAFEAILGQHVLANHVDQMSIDEVEQTVNRDAAVAYTRGQVEFILERMQDANRIMIRDGIVRII